TTTTACACTGTGCAAACTGCAAAGGCTGTTTGAACGTCAAGACTCAAAAGTTCAATCAAAGCAGACGACTTTTCAGGCAAAGTACGAATATGAGGTTCACAGAACTCCTCGTAACATGAAAATAATCACAAAGAAGGCTATTTGAAACCCTAGAGCTTACCAAGTTTTATCTCAGAAGTTACATTGCCGACAGCATGAAGAAGTCCAACAGTTCCACAGGCATTTCCTACAGTTTGCTTCATAAAGTAAGGTCCACCAATAGATTCCTGTAAGAGCCCACAGAAATTGTATATACCATTATTCAGAAAGCAACCAGgacatatatactaatatacatAACAAGTATACGGGTGCTTATTACCAACAGAAACAAAGAATTTTCAGGAAACTAATTATTGAATCTGAGTTTACAAATTATAGAGCACGGTTAAGTAAATGATCTAAAACTTGTGATTCATTCAAATCTATACTCTGTAGTAGCACCATTCATAAGACTATGTTTCTTATGGTGTAGAGTGGAAAACTGCAAGTACTGTTAGAAAGATAACAAATGGGATGCGGGCAATGCTACTAGCCTACTCGAAGTCCTTGTGATTGCGTTCTAGATTCTATAGTGAGCTCCATCAATCAGTAGATGtctttataagatgttttatcaCTTGAAACCCATTCACCCTAACTAGCTTTAAATTATCTATACATCCAGCATCCAGCAAACGACTTATAAAAACTGCAATGTTTACGTTCAACATTGCAGTTTGAGTTCCAGAGACACAGATGCTTGAcacttttataatatagatatatttCCAAGATTAGAGTCCAGGAATGGCCTAGAGCACTAGGGAAACTAATTATTAACACATGCTTATAATTAAGAAACAGACTGCACAGACATGATATTATTAGGTTAAAAAAATCTGCAGATCAGGAAATTGTAAATGCAATTGTAAGCATGATATCTCAGCAACTACTCAGCTTCCAATTCTTTTTTCAAAAGACAATAACTATGACTCACCCCATTCATAGATAACtgagaacaaaaaaaaatactagtccAAAATAATAAGCTCTTGATACGACATTGGGGTAGTAGTAATTACCTTGGTCGAACTATCTTGTTGAATCCTCTCTTCCTCACTCTGTAACAAACACAGTATTGTCATAtcacatatgcatatgcaCAAATACAACTATcacatttaaacaaaaaaatggattttaaGCAAGTATTTGAGGTTGCAATGAAATGCCATTAGTGAAtcccaatttaattagaaaattctCAATGTGTAAATTTACCTTTTTCGTAATGGGGTAGAGGAACAACACAGCGAGTACAGGTTGTGGAACCATCGCCAAGAGATCTTCATCAAGTCCATAAACATCAAAGCACTCTGCCTCATCCGGGGAAACACCAAGTCCCCAAATAAACTGCTCATCGCAATTAACATTCTTCAATAACTCAGCATAAAATACTAAATCTCCATAACACCGTTTctcaatcttttttttttttttttctatttctttagTAGCTTTTTCATCTTTCCACAATTCATCCCATCGTGTTTTggtaattttaatacatagaTGACCACTATCGAGATCTATTTTACTCCAAACacccaaattcaaatttaaaaatctacaACTATATAGCTTAGTGCCTACAacaaacttaaaatgaaaatttatacaaaaaaaaaagataaaaaagtgAACACGAATACCTGGTTCATAACATCAGGGTTTGCTTCAAGAGGAAGCCATCTCTTCGAAGAAGGTGTcgccatttttcttttcctttttctttttcaggtTTTGGGGTTTGCCGTTTGCTCTGGGTTTTTGGCTTGGTTGATTTATATGCTGAAATAATATGAGatttttagtactagtatttttaattgggttattatatatataatcaatttctgtaaaactataaaaattgaaattttgtcaaattctgGTTATCTTGTAATTTCATAATGCCAATTGTATCAtaactttaacatttttcttaattgtcTCATAATCCACGATTTGAGAGAAATTATGTACATGCGAACAAAACATTCGGCTATTTAAAAACGTCATTATTACATTTAGTCaattatgatattaatttttacttaTGTAAAATTGCGAGTTTAGCTTaattagttacacataatccCGATCCAATCAAATTATCCCGAAATTTTGAATAGAATGGAGAAATTGCGAGTTTAGCTTAATTAGCTTAAAATTACGGATGAGTTTCTATGAAGAATACCTTCTACTCCAGTGACAATGTTAGAAATTTCGGAATATAAGATCATATTCGCTGACCTTTCAAAATATAAGATTAAATTCGCTAACTTTTCAGAATAGTGGGATCGAGGCACGTGATTTTTTCAGAATAACGgttttctgttttttatttctcttttttcctcttatttttcttattattttcctcataaatttataaattgatcaAACTACCCCACGTGAGATTTGAAACACAAATTTTGAAACGCATATAAACGgttaaaataatgtacaaacGAGGTTGATCAAGTTGCAAAATAAGCTTTGCCAACAACTTATTCATCTAGtagcattaattatttattgttgacGATGTGCAGTCataataattaagttaatttataaatgttaCATATCACGCAATTAAGATTCGTGGGTTCATCctgattaaaaaattaaactagaatacaagaaatagaaatttaaatagaaagaaTACCGGttaaacacaaaattagatcaaaaggaaaagttgttgatttcttaactgaaaaaaggaaatgaaataaaaagaagggGTTTATGAATATGTTGGGTTGATTTCACTTGGATGAGCATTCTTGGGCAACTCTTCCATGGGCACATCTgcacatataaatatttcatatcaCCTCAAATATGTACTTATATGAAATTAGATAAACTAGTagtaaaactaaaaaagatgAGTAAATAAATACCTTTGTTGGCATCCGCAACAGCAGCTGCTGCATTGGCTTTGTGACGATACATAGCATAACCTCCAACAGCAGCCCATAAAACTACGAATGCTGCAATCGTGCCGCCCAATATTGCACCCAGATTactcttcttttttgtttttcttgagCCTGACGGAACTTGGAACCCGCCTCCGCTGTTTGCTGATGAAGATGGAGATTTGTTGGACTTCGAACACGCAGTAGATGTCAAGAAGTTATTACCAACAAGACTGCAAAAATTTGTTAATggatcaaaattaattatgatggaaataaatggatttttttttattgctttgGCTTACGTTAAGTTCAAGTTCTTGTTGCATGCTACTGAGTCCGGTACTGCTCCTTCGAAATAATTGCTTGCCAAGTTCCTGCGCATCACAATCGAAATTAAATGAcgaataataatttgatatcaTAAATTCTCctataatagtactacataCAAATCTCATTATATGATTATGCTCTAGCTGGAAATGGgacaattatttcatttaggTTAACACACATAGATTAAAAGcttgaaatattaattgaaaaaaaactcaaaataagttaagaatattactccatattgtATGATGGTTTAATTGACTTACAGTTCTTGAAGATCTGGAAGTGTGCCAAGGAAGGAGGGGATGTTTccaaaaataaagttttgaGACATGTCACTGTAATTGAAGGATGTGAATATATACATGggtaaatttattcaaatagaaaaaggcaaaaacttgaaaataaaatggtgtATTTTTTACATTCTCTGAAGAGCATCCATAGAACTGAAGTCATATAGCTGGCCATATAGCATTCTGTTATTGAGATTCCTGAAATTTCCAGAAACGAAATCATTGTTTCAAGTagtaagaattttttttaaaaaaaaatagagatttgATTAATGAAATTCTTACAGAGCAATTACACGTGGTGTGGGATCAGAATTGCATTCAATCCAATCCCAAATGGGAGAAACGCAAGGATCCAGAGTGGTTTCTAGCAGTGATGGAAATTGTGAGACTAATACACCCAACCCCAATACTACATCAATAAACCATTGCaacattagtaatttaataacaataaaattaagtcAAAGTTGTTAGTGATAATTTGAATGCGAAGATACAAATTATGGAATTGAGGATAGCATGCATTCATCTAAATGAAAcaataaatagagaaaaattaaCCATCGTTGTAATTAGTGGTGTAAGAGCTACTAGTTGCGCGGGAAACTGCTTTGATTTTGGCATTGGCGGTTGATGTAAAATGCGAGAGATTGACGATTTCACTCTTCTGCAACGACCTACCTGAATTTCCCATAAATAGCATGAACTCAATTACACATCAA
The nucleotide sequence above comes from Salvia hispanica cultivar TCC Black 2014 chromosome 5, UniMelb_Shisp_WGS_1.0, whole genome shotgun sequence. Encoded proteins:
- the LOC125186114 gene encoding putative leucine-rich repeat receptor-like serine/threonine-protein kinase At2g04300, encoding MATHTFFSLTIFILIFLISANGRSLQKSEIVNLSHFTSTANAKIKAVSRATSSSYTTNYNDVLGLGVLVSQFPSLLETTLDPCVSPIWDWIECNSDPTPRVIALNLNNRMLYGQLYDFSSMDALQRIDMSQNFIFGNIPSFLGTLPDLQELNLASNYFEGAVPDSVACNKNLNLTLVGNNFLTSTACSKSNKSPSSSANSGGGFQVPSGSRKTKKKSNLGAILGGTIAAFVVLWAAVGGYAMYRHKANAAAAVADANKDVPMEELPKNAHPSEINPTYS